Proteins co-encoded in one Coraliomargarita parva genomic window:
- a CDS encoding hybrid sensor histidine kinase/response regulator, with protein sequence MNLAEDVNIDASRILVVDDDEIIRKLLRRVLERSGFVVDEAASGERAIECINAHAPDLILLDVVMDGIDGFLTCRKVKSLAGMDEVPIIFVTGRSDTGSIVEGLDAGGSDYITKPINRHEALARIRNHLKMRVLMRLQREFIDGLKKANLAKNRIIGVASHDLRNPLASIRGLSEFLADLGPLNEEQKDVARTIQSTSDSMLQLVDELLDLSVIESGEERSELEACQVLDLVSSSLNIYQFTANKKGIKLELDDRGGVADLLMLDKMQFRRLVDNLLSNAVKYSPPESRVRIIAEQQGVNLKLVVEDEGPGIPEEERHKLFTDFGKTSVQPTGNETSTGLGLSICKKIAQSHKGDVYYEARRDRSGSRFVLELDAGVLAVPTV encoded by the coding sequence GTGAATCTTGCCGAAGACGTAAATATTGACGCCTCTCGTATTCTGGTCGTCGACGATGATGAAATAATTCGTAAGCTGCTGCGCCGGGTCTTGGAGCGCAGTGGATTCGTTGTCGACGAGGCGGCTTCCGGCGAGCGGGCGATTGAGTGTATCAATGCCCACGCGCCCGACCTGATCCTGCTGGACGTGGTGATGGACGGGATTGACGGATTTCTCACCTGTCGGAAGGTCAAGAGCCTGGCTGGTATGGACGAGGTCCCGATTATTTTTGTGACCGGTCGCTCGGATACAGGATCGATTGTCGAGGGCTTGGATGCCGGCGGGAGTGACTACATCACCAAACCGATCAACCGGCATGAAGCCTTGGCGCGGATACGGAACCATTTGAAGATGCGCGTCTTGATGCGCTTGCAGCGTGAGTTTATCGATGGCTTGAAGAAGGCGAATCTGGCAAAAAATCGCATTATCGGGGTGGCTTCGCACGATTTGCGCAATCCTCTGGCCTCTATCCGGGGACTCTCCGAGTTTCTGGCCGATCTGGGCCCTTTGAACGAGGAACAGAAGGATGTGGCGCGCACTATCCAGTCCACGTCGGATTCGATGCTGCAGTTGGTGGATGAATTGCTCGACTTGTCGGTCATCGAAAGTGGCGAGGAACGCTCAGAGTTGGAGGCCTGCCAAGTTTTGGATCTGGTGTCGTCATCACTGAATATTTACCAATTCACAGCCAATAAGAAGGGCATCAAGCTTGAGCTGGATGATCGAGGCGGTGTGGCGGACTTGCTGATGCTCGACAAGATGCAGTTCCGCCGTCTGGTGGACAACCTGCTCAGCAATGCGGTGAAGTATTCGCCGCCGGAGTCACGTGTCCGGATTATCGCTGAGCAGCAAGGCGTTAATCTGAAACTTGTCGTGGAGGACGAAGGTCCGGGCATTCCCGAAGAAGAGCGTCATAAGTTGTTCACCGATTTCGGAAAGACTTCGGTCCAGCCGACCGGCAATGAAACCAGTACAGGATTAGGCCTCTCCATCTGCAAGAAGATCGCTCAGTCGCATAAGGGGGACGTGTATTACGAAGCACGTCGGGATCGTAGCGGTTCGCGCTTTGTGCTGGAGTTGGATGCCGGTGTCCTGGCTGTTCCGACTGTCTAG
- a CDS encoding FAD-dependent oxidoreductase produces MQKKKKLDLEIAILGGGFAGVYCAQNLGKALSRSSRTRIGLISDENYMVFQPMLPEVVSGSLSPRHVVNPVRHLCRGIEVYKASVEKIDIRNKQLTLRPGPFSPEILIRFKHLVVGLGAKVDLARVPGMSEHAFLMQNVGDAMKLRATVLARFEEANLVTDPDQRRRLLTFVVVGGGYSGVETAGQILDLFSDINKYYSNVGSEDFHVYLVHSRDHLLPTLSRSLGKYAQEKLAARGLKLCLERRVKAVTAHQVQLDDGSHIESNTIISTVGNSPHPLVTQLAAETGVETVHGRIKTTETLQVPGYDWLWAAGDCAAVPMQNGEICPSTAQFAMRQGALLGKNLNAFLRAEKVKPFTFKGLGELAAIGHHTAVAEVMGMKFSGFIAWWMWRTIYLSKLPGLDRKLRVLIDWTLDLFFPRDINLLSPRYSRTLQEAYLREGDVLFRAGEPAFSFYVVKRGCIQITDTGGKPIKTVSAGEFFGERALLSDQHWRFTATAAEETQLIGLGSQEFKAILENSKGMRQMLERSADQYRSSQEIDRMCATLPGHLLEQSADSIMTREIVRLRTDASIIDTLKRFNSDRHSFYPLEDASTGRLKGVLARDDFYHHVQIHGLNRDATVAAIPATELPVVRPQTSIADCIETMTRSGSNKLLIADESDKLLGLLSIRDVLAAAAE; encoded by the coding sequence ATGCAAAAGAAAAAGAAACTCGATCTTGAAATCGCCATACTCGGCGGCGGTTTCGCGGGCGTTTACTGTGCCCAAAACCTGGGCAAGGCTCTGAGCCGCAGTTCCCGCACGCGGATTGGTCTGATCTCCGATGAGAACTACATGGTCTTTCAGCCAATGCTGCCGGAAGTCGTAAGCGGCTCGCTCTCTCCCCGACACGTCGTCAATCCGGTACGCCACCTCTGCCGCGGCATTGAAGTCTACAAGGCCAGTGTCGAGAAAATCGACATCCGGAACAAGCAGCTTACCTTGCGACCCGGTCCTTTCTCGCCGGAAATTCTCATCCGGTTCAAGCACCTGGTGGTCGGACTCGGCGCCAAGGTGGATCTGGCCCGTGTTCCCGGCATGTCGGAACATGCCTTCCTCATGCAAAATGTGGGGGACGCGATGAAACTCCGGGCCACCGTTCTGGCCCGCTTCGAGGAGGCCAACCTGGTAACGGATCCGGATCAACGGCGACGCTTGCTGACCTTCGTCGTGGTGGGCGGCGGTTACTCGGGTGTCGAAACCGCAGGACAGATCTTAGACCTGTTCAGCGACATCAACAAGTACTACAGCAACGTCGGCTCCGAGGATTTTCATGTCTATCTCGTCCACAGCCGCGACCACCTGCTACCCACCCTCAGCCGTTCACTCGGGAAATACGCGCAGGAAAAACTCGCAGCCCGCGGGCTCAAGCTCTGCCTCGAACGGCGAGTGAAAGCAGTGACCGCCCATCAGGTGCAATTGGACGACGGCAGCCACATCGAAAGCAACACGATTATTTCCACAGTGGGAAACTCGCCCCACCCATTGGTGACCCAGCTCGCAGCCGAAACCGGCGTCGAAACCGTGCACGGCCGGATCAAGACCACCGAAACCCTACAAGTACCAGGCTATGACTGGCTCTGGGCGGCGGGCGATTGCGCAGCCGTTCCCATGCAGAACGGTGAGATCTGCCCTTCCACCGCCCAGTTCGCGATGCGTCAGGGCGCACTCCTGGGAAAGAACCTGAACGCCTTCCTCCGTGCTGAGAAAGTCAAGCCCTTCACCTTCAAAGGACTCGGCGAGCTCGCTGCGATCGGGCACCACACAGCGGTGGCCGAAGTGATGGGCATGAAGTTTTCCGGATTCATCGCATGGTGGATGTGGCGTACCATCTACCTGTCAAAGCTGCCCGGGCTCGACCGTAAACTCCGTGTCCTGATCGACTGGACACTCGACCTGTTCTTCCCAAGGGATATCAACCTGCTCAGTCCCCGCTATTCACGCACCCTGCAGGAAGCCTATCTACGGGAAGGTGATGTGCTTTTCCGGGCGGGCGAACCCGCGTTCTCCTTTTATGTGGTGAAGCGCGGCTGTATCCAGATCACAGATACCGGTGGCAAGCCGATTAAAACCGTATCCGCAGGCGAATTCTTCGGAGAGCGCGCCCTGCTCTCGGACCAGCACTGGCGCTTTACCGCAACCGCCGCCGAAGAAACGCAGCTCATCGGCCTCGGCAGCCAGGAGTTCAAAGCCATCCTCGAAAACAGCAAAGGGATGCGGCAAATGCTGGAGCGCTCCGCCGACCAGTACAGGTCCTCCCAGGAAATCGACCGCATGTGCGCCACACTGCCCGGCCATTTACTGGAACAGAGCGCCGACTCCATCATGACGCGCGAAATCGTCCGCCTCCGTACGGATGCCTCCATCATCGACACCCTCAAACGCTTCAACAGCGACCGCCATAGTTTCTACCCCTTGGAGGATGCAAGCACCGGCAGACTCAAAGGTGTTCTGGCGCGAGACGATTTCTACCACCATGTACAAATACACGGGTTGAACAGGGATGCGACCGTGGCAGCCATCCCGGCCACGGAACTACCCGTGGTACGTCCCCAGACATCCATCGCCGACTGTATCGAGACCATGACGCGGAGCGGAAGCAACAAGCTGCTGATCGCGGACGAATCCGACAAGCTACTCGGCCTGCTTTCGATCCGAGACGTACTGGCCGCTGCGGCAGAGTAA
- a CDS encoding FAD-binding oxidoreductase has translation MKKTKPIKAVAAKGNTKRAVQVLEQLQQALPGCVACDDESRFRASLDNLRLSFLPDAVVTVEKPEDVGVVLKLAHANGIAVTPRGAGSSATGSAVPVAGGWALDLTKLNSVRIDPVARMVTVGPGAVTADVQAKVEARGLFFPPDPSSKKYSTIGGNIACNAGGMRCVKYGVTRDYVLGLEGYLADGSFVRWGAPLKKYVSGLNLKDLWIGSEGTLGVITSATLKLIAKPEKRWTGMFAFKSESKALQAVVGMLKAGVQPSICEFLDCQSVGCAETYTGKPIFEGYSGSSILLIEVDGTPAEVRRQRKELLDFMEDRALAYREARKESDAEQLWKVRRTCSQSMFSLADTKLNEDVVVPLNKQAELIRYTRQLKQEIGLATPTFGHAGDGNLHVHIMYNRGNKSDARKAKAGIKKLMQKVVDLGGVITGEHGIGLAKIPFMGMQHNPAELDAMLAVKKALDPKGILNPGKIFEPFEVWDHTPVQVKLPWDHR, from the coding sequence ATGAAGAAAACGAAGCCAATCAAAGCCGTTGCGGCAAAAGGAAATACGAAAAGGGCCGTTCAGGTCTTGGAACAACTGCAGCAGGCTTTGCCGGGATGTGTCGCATGTGACGATGAGAGCCGATTCCGTGCCTCATTGGATAATCTACGACTTTCATTTTTGCCCGATGCGGTTGTCACGGTTGAAAAGCCTGAGGATGTCGGTGTGGTCCTTAAGTTGGCGCATGCGAACGGGATCGCGGTGACGCCGCGCGGTGCGGGTTCTTCGGCCACGGGGTCCGCGGTACCGGTCGCAGGAGGCTGGGCGCTGGATTTGACAAAGTTGAATTCGGTCCGGATCGATCCGGTTGCCCGCATGGTGACGGTTGGCCCCGGGGCGGTGACCGCCGACGTCCAAGCCAAGGTCGAAGCCCGGGGCTTGTTTTTTCCGCCGGATCCATCCTCCAAGAAATACTCCACCATTGGTGGCAACATCGCCTGCAATGCGGGCGGCATGCGCTGTGTGAAGTACGGGGTGACCCGTGACTATGTGCTGGGCCTCGAAGGCTACCTGGCGGATGGCAGCTTTGTACGTTGGGGCGCGCCGCTCAAAAAGTATGTCTCCGGACTGAACCTCAAGGACTTGTGGATCGGTTCGGAGGGGACGCTTGGTGTCATCACCTCGGCGACACTGAAGCTGATCGCCAAGCCGGAAAAGCGATGGACCGGGATGTTTGCTTTCAAGTCCGAATCCAAGGCGCTTCAAGCGGTTGTCGGCATGTTGAAGGCAGGGGTCCAGCCGTCCATTTGCGAGTTTCTTGACTGCCAGTCCGTGGGCTGTGCCGAGACTTATACGGGCAAGCCTATCTTCGAGGGCTACTCCGGATCCTCCATCCTTCTCATTGAGGTCGATGGCACTCCGGCTGAGGTACGCCGGCAACGCAAGGAATTGTTGGATTTTATGGAAGACCGTGCGCTGGCCTACCGAGAAGCGCGGAAGGAGTCCGATGCGGAGCAGCTCTGGAAGGTGCGCCGGACCTGTTCGCAGTCGATGTTTTCGCTGGCCGATACGAAGTTGAACGAGGATGTCGTGGTTCCGCTGAACAAGCAGGCCGAGCTGATCCGATATACCCGCCAGTTGAAACAGGAAATCGGTTTGGCGACACCGACTTTCGGTCATGCCGGGGACGGCAACCTGCATGTGCATATCATGTACAACCGGGGCAACAAGTCGGATGCCCGCAAGGCCAAGGCCGGCATCAAGAAACTGATGCAGAAGGTCGTCGACCTCGGAGGTGTCATTACCGGAGAGCACGGAATCGGATTGGCCAAGATACCTTTCATGGGGATGCAGCACAATCCGGCCGAGTTGGATGCCATGCTGGCGGTGAAGAAGGCCTTGGATCCGAAAGGCATACTGAACCCCGGAAAGATTTTTGAACCCTTCGAGGTGTGGGATCACACCCCGGTCCAGGTGAAGTTGCCCTGGGATCACCGCTAG
- the polA gene encoding DNA polymerase I, giving the protein MSKTLYLLDGMALAYRAHFALIRSPIYTSKGFNTSAIFGFTGTLIELMTNQKPSHLAVVFDTSAPTERHELHPAYKAQREEMPEDLAAALPHLDRIAEAFGIPVLKMDGYEADDIIGTLAHRAEADGFDEIYMVTPDKDFGQLVTEKIKMYRPSRKGDGAEIWGVPEICEKWGIERVEQVIDMLGLCGDVSDNIPGVPGIGPKTAEKLLKQYDSVENLIAHVDELKGKQQERVRDNAEQALLSKKLATIQLDVPIDCDWDSLKLDEPSKDKLVPIFTEFEFRTLGKRIFGSDFSVQEAANDLVLMSEDDEKATAKGTAPAGQIELLPDIQFKKLADLKTNYRIADNQDSLSELVGELRSAGYFAFDTETTALNPRAAGLVGFSFSTKPHSGWWVPATEASIEALRPVFADAKLKKIGHNLKFDLSVLAEKDCPVEGPCYDTMLAHALIDPEQRHNLDTLAEDYLQYSTIRFSDLVPDAKKGAMVDYSRVDPKALADYATEDADVTLQLWQLFEPKLEETGQAKVFYEIETPLLPVLVSMELEGIVLCEDTLKDISRSFEGHIVELQEAVYQAAGREFNLNSPKQLGEVLFDELKLVEKPKKTKTGQYATNEQVLSSLAPKHKIVADLLEYRQLTKLKSTYIDALPQAVDPVSHRIHTHYGQVQTATGRLSSNDPNLQNIPVRSERGREIRKAFVPRKGWKLLSADYSQIELRILAALTGDAGLLSAFQEGRDIHTATAGKIFEVAPDEVTREQRSTAKMVNFGIPYGISAFGLAQRLGTVSRTEAQAIIDSYFAQFPGIPGYMQAQQESAKEKGYVETVTGRRRYLRDINSSNGTVRAAAERNAINMPIQGTAADMIKLAMARIQKSMSQKALKSRMLLQVHDELVFEMHPDEESTLRELVTEGMVDALELACPIEIEIGTGDNWLEAH; this is encoded by the coding sequence ATGTCCAAAACCCTTTACCTGCTCGATGGAATGGCACTCGCCTACCGCGCCCATTTTGCGCTAATCCGCAGCCCCATCTACACCTCGAAAGGCTTTAATACCTCCGCAATTTTCGGTTTTACCGGCACGCTGATCGAGCTGATGACGAATCAGAAGCCCAGCCATCTAGCCGTGGTGTTCGACACCTCGGCTCCGACGGAGCGCCATGAACTGCACCCCGCGTACAAGGCCCAGCGTGAAGAAATGCCGGAGGATCTGGCTGCCGCGCTCCCCCACCTCGACCGCATCGCCGAGGCATTCGGCATTCCGGTCCTGAAAATGGACGGCTACGAAGCCGACGATATCATCGGCACCTTGGCACATCGTGCGGAAGCGGACGGCTTCGACGAGATCTACATGGTCACCCCGGACAAGGACTTCGGCCAGCTCGTCACGGAAAAGATCAAGATGTACCGCCCCTCCCGCAAAGGCGACGGCGCGGAGATCTGGGGCGTGCCGGAAATCTGCGAGAAATGGGGGATCGAGCGGGTCGAGCAAGTCATCGACATGCTGGGCTTGTGCGGGGATGTCTCCGACAACATCCCCGGCGTCCCGGGGATCGGACCTAAAACCGCCGAAAAGCTCCTGAAACAATATGACAGCGTCGAGAACCTGATCGCACATGTCGACGAATTGAAGGGCAAGCAGCAGGAGCGGGTGCGCGACAATGCCGAACAGGCCCTGCTCTCCAAAAAACTCGCCACCATCCAACTCGATGTGCCGATCGACTGCGACTGGGACAGCCTCAAGCTGGACGAGCCCAGCAAGGACAAACTGGTGCCGATCTTTACCGAGTTCGAATTCCGCACACTCGGCAAACGGATCTTCGGCAGCGACTTTTCCGTCCAGGAAGCCGCCAACGATCTGGTCCTCATGAGCGAGGACGACGAAAAGGCGACCGCCAAGGGCACGGCCCCCGCCGGACAAATCGAGCTCCTGCCGGATATCCAATTCAAGAAACTGGCCGACCTGAAGACCAATTATCGGATTGCCGACAACCAAGACTCGCTCTCGGAGTTGGTCGGTGAATTGCGTTCGGCCGGCTACTTCGCCTTCGACACCGAGACCACCGCACTCAACCCCCGTGCCGCCGGTCTGGTCGGTTTCTCATTCTCAACCAAGCCCCACAGCGGCTGGTGGGTCCCGGCAACTGAAGCATCCATTGAAGCGTTGCGTCCGGTCTTTGCCGACGCCAAGCTCAAGAAAATCGGGCACAACCTGAAGTTCGACCTCTCGGTCTTGGCTGAAAAAGACTGCCCGGTCGAAGGGCCCTGCTACGATACGATGCTGGCCCATGCCCTGATCGACCCCGAGCAGCGACACAACCTCGACACCCTGGCCGAAGACTACCTCCAGTATTCCACCATCCGGTTCAGCGACTTGGTGCCGGATGCCAAGAAGGGCGCGATGGTCGATTACAGCCGAGTCGACCCCAAAGCGCTGGCCGACTACGCAACCGAAGACGCCGACGTGACCTTGCAACTCTGGCAGCTCTTTGAACCGAAACTGGAAGAGACCGGACAGGCCAAAGTCTTCTACGAGATCGAGACACCACTGCTGCCCGTGCTCGTGAGCATGGAACTCGAAGGCATCGTGCTCTGTGAAGACACCCTCAAGGACATCAGCCGCTCCTTTGAAGGCCACATCGTCGAATTGCAGGAAGCGGTCTACCAGGCCGCCGGACGCGAGTTCAACCTCAACTCCCCCAAGCAGCTAGGCGAAGTGCTTTTCGACGAACTCAAGCTGGTGGAAAAGCCGAAGAAGACAAAAACCGGACAATATGCCACCAACGAGCAGGTGCTCTCCTCCCTCGCCCCCAAGCACAAGATCGTCGCCGACCTACTCGAATACCGTCAGCTCACGAAACTGAAGAGCACCTACATCGATGCGCTGCCGCAAGCGGTCGACCCGGTCAGCCACCGGATCCATACGCATTACGGGCAGGTGCAAACCGCCACCGGCCGCCTTTCCTCCAACGACCCGAACCTGCAGAATATCCCCGTCCGCAGCGAACGAGGCCGTGAGATCCGCAAGGCTTTCGTCCCGCGCAAAGGCTGGAAACTGCTTTCCGCAGACTATTCGCAAATCGAACTTCGCATCCTCGCCGCCCTGACCGGCGATGCAGGCCTCCTCTCCGCATTCCAGGAAGGCCGGGACATTCACACCGCGACCGCAGGCAAGATATTCGAGGTCGCCCCGGACGAGGTCACCCGAGAGCAACGAAGCACGGCCAAGATGGTCAATTTCGGCATCCCTTACGGCATCTCTGCCTTCGGGCTCGCCCAGCGCCTCGGCACCGTCAGCCGCACCGAGGCACAGGCCATCATCGACAGCTACTTCGCCCAGTTCCCCGGCATCCCCGGCTACATGCAGGCCCAGCAGGAATCCGCCAAGGAGAAGGGCTATGTCGAAACCGTCACCGGACGCCGCCGCTACCTGCGCGACATCAACTCGAGCAACGGCACCGTGCGTGCCGCCGCCGAACGCAACGCCATCAACATGCCCATCCAGGGAACCGCCGCCGACATGATCAAGCTGGCCATGGCGCGTATCCAAAAATCCATGTCGCAAAAGGCCCTGAAAAGCCGCATGCTCCTGCAGGTACACGACGAACTCGTCTTCGAGATGCACCCGGACGAGGAAAGCACACTCCGCGAACTCGTAACCGAGGGCATGGTCGACGCACTCGAACTCGCCTGCCCCATCGAGATCGAAATCGGCACCGGCGACAACTGGCTGGAAGCACATTGA
- a CDS encoding RrF2 family transcriptional regulator yields MNLTRKGEYALRSLIKLGLAQELGRPHLSVTELAESEKLPLKFLEQILFSLRTGGFIDTKRGKYGGYYLARSMDSIRIGDIIRHVDGKLAPIACASQTAYEKCSCPDETHCGLRMLMIDVRNAISNILDRYTLANVVEVTLRKIRRNGGALPFADTEGEEADLTRALSRAADFNPVDPKEGFLAELTSAMKGMDK; encoded by the coding sequence ATGAATTTAACCCGTAAAGGTGAATACGCGTTACGCTCCTTGATCAAGCTAGGCTTGGCTCAGGAGTTGGGACGCCCACACCTGAGCGTGACAGAGCTCGCCGAGAGCGAGAAGCTGCCCTTGAAGTTCCTCGAGCAGATCTTGTTTTCGCTCCGGACGGGGGGATTCATCGATACAAAGCGCGGCAAATACGGCGGCTATTATTTGGCGCGGTCGATGGATTCGATTCGGATCGGCGACATTATCCGCCATGTGGATGGGAAGCTGGCGCCGATTGCCTGTGCGAGCCAGACCGCCTACGAAAAGTGCAGTTGTCCGGACGAAACGCACTGCGGACTGCGCATGCTCATGATCGATGTGCGCAATGCGATTTCAAACATTCTCGACCGCTATACATTGGCCAATGTCGTGGAGGTGACATTACGCAAGATCCGCCGTAATGGGGGGGCCTTGCCATTTGCCGATACAGAGGGGGAGGAGGCCGATCTGACACGGGCCCTAAGCCGGGCCGCCGATTTCAACCCGGTGGATCCGAAGGAAGGTTTTCTTGCCGAATTGACCTCGGCTATGAAGGGAATGGACAAATGA
- a CDS encoding YezD family protein, with the protein MKTNSIQTPSRKQWMEIVAGKVAGIRFGVVQIVVHEGKVTQIEVTEKTRLEDRSPASNPLG; encoded by the coding sequence ATGAAAACGAATTCAATCCAAACACCATCGCGCAAGCAATGGATGGAGATCGTCGCCGGGAAGGTGGCCGGCATCCGTTTCGGCGTGGTCCAGATCGTGGTCCACGAAGGGAAGGTCACCCAGATCGAAGTCACAGAAAAGACCCGGTTGGAGGATCGCTCACCGGCGAGCAACCCGCTGGGTTGA
- a CDS encoding OprO/OprP family phosphate-selective porin encodes MITNKIYRRGGTVLALALLAGAPTVPAAQTDTEIESLKQQLAALNRRLVELEQGQSRTQSFIEANGSRMERMPEIRLDEKGLRLSSSDGRYGLRLDGAVQFDSRWFGSDGGTDSFDLRRARPSLRGTLHKDWDFRLQYDFESSGLYDSYLRYTYSDALRLRAGLQKTSVGLERLQGYANTASVERGLASNLTPTRDNGIQASGKLFDSTLLYEIGVFNGAENDGRPDADTGNQKSMSARLFATPWVNESDSLLAGLGFGLGFSFGNEDGAAVPRQRTPGRETFFRYASGVEADGDHSRINPNFYYYNGAFGLLGELILDEQRFSRGGIARDVETLGWTLTASWVLRGGTNGFGGVKLDDGVTLSEGGTGAWMAGVRLAGVEVSEDVFDGDTGTRLSDPLASARKADNFGTFLSWYPEDNLRLMLSYDYTRFGGGAALEDEHVFITRIQLAF; translated from the coding sequence ATGATTACAAACAAGATTTACCGCCGGGGGGGCACGGTCCTCGCGTTGGCTTTGCTTGCGGGCGCGCCGACCGTTCCTGCGGCACAAACGGATACCGAGATCGAATCCTTGAAGCAGCAGCTGGCCGCGCTCAATCGGCGTCTTGTGGAGCTGGAACAAGGGCAAAGCCGGACGCAGTCCTTTATCGAAGCGAACGGTTCGCGCATGGAGCGAATGCCGGAAATACGCTTGGACGAGAAGGGGCTACGCCTGAGCTCGTCCGACGGGCGATACGGTTTGCGCCTTGACGGTGCCGTCCAGTTCGACAGTCGCTGGTTTGGCAGTGATGGCGGCACGGATAGCTTCGACCTTCGTCGTGCGAGGCCTTCGTTACGGGGGACATTGCACAAGGACTGGGATTTTCGCTTGCAATACGATTTCGAGAGCAGCGGACTTTACGACAGCTACCTGCGCTATACCTACTCCGATGCCTTGCGGCTGCGTGCCGGCTTGCAGAAGACCAGTGTGGGACTGGAGCGCTTGCAGGGATATGCGAATACGGCATCCGTTGAACGTGGTCTGGCGTCAAACCTGACACCGACCCGGGACAACGGGATTCAAGCAAGCGGCAAACTCTTCGATTCCACCTTGCTCTATGAGATTGGTGTTTTCAACGGAGCTGAAAACGACGGTCGGCCCGATGCCGATACCGGAAATCAGAAATCCATGTCCGCCCGACTGTTTGCAACGCCTTGGGTGAATGAGAGCGATTCCCTGCTTGCGGGGCTTGGCTTCGGTCTCGGTTTCAGCTTCGGGAACGAAGACGGTGCGGCGGTTCCGCGCCAACGCACACCTGGGCGTGAGACTTTTTTCCGGTATGCAAGCGGCGTTGAAGCCGACGGCGATCACAGCCGGATCAACCCGAACTTCTACTATTACAACGGCGCCTTCGGGCTCCTCGGTGAACTGATTCTTGACGAACAACGCTTTTCCCGGGGCGGAATCGCGCGGGATGTCGAGACACTCGGTTGGACCCTGACCGCTTCGTGGGTGCTCCGCGGCGGCACGAACGGATTCGGCGGGGTGAAGCTGGATGACGGTGTCACGCTGAGTGAGGGCGGCACCGGAGCCTGGATGGCTGGCGTGCGTCTTGCCGGGGTAGAAGTCAGTGAGGACGTGTTTGACGGTGATACCGGCACGCGGCTGTCCGATCCTTTGGCCAGTGCGCGTAAGGCCGACAACTTCGGGACCTTCCTGAGCTGGTATCCGGAGGATAATCTCCGGCTTATGCTTTCTTACGATTACACCCGATTCGGTGGCGGTGCCGCCCTGGAGGACGAGCATGTATTCATAACCCGAATACAGCTGGCCTTTTAG
- a CDS encoding sulfate ABC transporter substrate-binding protein, with protein sequence MNTYKKTIGLLVALLAVVPVFGARELLNVSYDPTREFYQEYNKVFVEQWKASTGESIRIRQSHGGAGKQARAVIDGLKADVVTLALAYDIDAIAERTGKIPPDWQSRLPNGSAPYTSTIVFLVRKGNPKDIRDWDDLIRPGIEVITPNPKTSGGARWNYLAAWAWASDRYQGDAVKIHDYMARLFRNVPVLDSGARGATTTFVQRGIGDVFLSWENEAFLAKEKLGRDEFEIVVPSLSILAQPPVTVVDGNAMPAGNLELAQAYLKGLYGADAQRLAAKHYYRPFNPEFVDKEDLVRFPDIRMVTVDGAFGGWQQAQKIHFDDGGTFDRIYLK encoded by the coding sequence ATGAATACCTACAAGAAAACGATTGGATTACTAGTCGCCTTACTGGCGGTCGTCCCCGTGTTCGGCGCACGTGAATTGCTGAATGTCTCCTACGATCCCACCCGGGAATTTTACCAGGAATACAACAAGGTCTTCGTCGAACAGTGGAAAGCGAGCACCGGAGAAAGTATCCGGATACGCCAGTCGCACGGCGGTGCCGGTAAGCAAGCCCGGGCGGTCATCGACGGGTTGAAAGCGGATGTGGTGACCTTGGCATTGGCCTACGATATCGATGCGATCGCCGAGCGAACAGGTAAGATTCCTCCGGATTGGCAAAGCCGCTTGCCCAATGGCAGCGCGCCTTACACGTCAACGATCGTCTTTCTCGTCCGGAAGGGGAACCCGAAGGACATTCGGGACTGGGATGACCTGATTCGTCCCGGCATCGAAGTGATCACGCCCAACCCGAAGACATCGGGCGGCGCGCGATGGAACTATCTGGCCGCCTGGGCGTGGGCGTCGGACCGGTATCAAGGCGATGCAGTGAAGATCCATGACTACATGGCTCGCCTCTTCCGAAACGTGCCTGTCCTCGATTCGGGTGCCCGCGGCGCGACCACGACATTCGTGCAGCGGGGAATCGGCGACGTTTTTCTCTCCTGGGAGAACGAAGCCTTTCTCGCCAAAGAAAAGCTGGGGCGGGACGAGTTTGAAATCGTGGTGCCTTCGTTGAGCATTCTTGCCCAGCCGCCGGTAACGGTAGTTGACGGCAATGCCATGCCTGCGGGCAATCTGGAGTTGGCGCAGGCCTACCTGAAGGGACTCTATGGGGCGGATGCGCAACGTCTGGCGGCCAAGCATTACTACCGCCCATTCAATCCCGAATTTGTGGACAAGGAGGATCTGGTTCGATTCCCCGATATTCGCATGGTGACCGTCGACGGGGCCTTCGGTGGGTGGCAACAGGCGCAAAAGATCCACTTCGACGACGGTGGCACTTTCGACCGGATTTACCTGAAGTAG